One Scomber scombrus chromosome 4, fScoSco1.1, whole genome shotgun sequence genomic region harbors:
- the isl1a gene encoding insulin gene enhancer protein isl-1 produces MGDMGDPPKKKRLVSLCVGCGNQIHDQYILRVSPDLEWHAACLKCAECSQYLDESCTCFVRDGKTYCKRDYIRLYGIKCAKCNIGFSKNDFVMRARSKVYHIECFRCVACSRQLIPGDEFALREDGLFCRADHDVVERASLGPGDPLSPLHPARPLQMAAEPISARQQALRPHVHKQPEKTTRVRTVLNEKQLHTLRTCYNANPRPDALMKEQLVEMTGLSPRVIRVWFQNKRCKDKKRSILMKQLQQQQPNDKTNIQGMTGTPMVAASPERHDGGIQANPVEVQSYQPPWKVLSDFALQSDIDQPAFQQLVSFSEGGPGSNSTGSEVASMSSQLPDTPNSMVSSPIEA; encoded by the exons ATGGGAGACATGGGGGATCCGCCGAAAA AGAAGCGGCTGGTGTCTCTATGCGTGGGCTGCGGGAACCAGATCCACGACCAGTACATCCTGCGGGTCTCCCCGGACCTGGAATGGCACGCCGCTTGTCTGAAATGTGCCGAGTGCAGCCAGTACCTGGACGAGTCCTGCACGTGCTTCGTCAGGGACGGAAAGACTTATTGCAAACGGGACTACATCAG gTTATACGGGATTAAATGCGCTAAATGCAACATCGGTTTCAGTAAGAACGACTTCGTGATGAGGGCCCGCTCCAAGGTGTACCATATCGAGTGTTTCCGCTGCGTAGCCTGCAGCCGGCAACTCATCCCTGGGGACGAGTTCGCTCTCCGGGAAGACGGGCTCTTCTGCCGGGCCGATCATGACGTGGTGGAGCGGGCCAGTCTGGGCCCCGGAGACCCGCTCAGTCCGCTACATCCCGCCAGACCACTGCAGATGGCAG CAGAGCCTATCTCGGCCCGGCAGCAAGCGCTTCGGCCTCACGTCCACAAACAGCCGGAGAAGACCACCCGTGTCCGGACTGTACTGAACGAGAAGCAGCTGCACACACTGCGAACTTGCTACAACGCCAATCCGAGGCCCGACGCCCTGATGAAGGAGCAGCTAGTGGAGATGACCGGCCTCAGCCCGCGGGTGATCCGTGTCTGGTTCCAGAACAAGCGGTGCAAAGACAAGAAGAGGAGCATACTGATGAAgcagttgcagcagcagcagcccaaTGACAAGACG AACATACAGGGAATGACAGGCACCCCGATGGTCGCGGCCAGTCCGGAGAGGCACGACGGCGGCATCCAGGCAAACCCAGTGGAGGTGCAGAGCTACCAGCCGCCCTGGAAGGTCCTCAGCGACTTTGCGCTGCAGAGCGACATCGACCAGCCGGCCTTCCAGCAACTG GTCAGTTTCTCGGAAGGGGGGCCGGGTTCAAACTCGACGGGCAGCGAGGTAGCGTCAATGTCGTCTCAGCTTCCAGACACGCCGAACAGCATGGTATCCAGCCCTATTGAGGCCTGA